Proteins encoded together in one Camelus dromedarius isolate mCamDro1 chromosome 11, mCamDro1.pat, whole genome shotgun sequence window:
- the TOMM22 gene encoding mitochondrial import receptor subunit TOM22 homolog produces MAAAAPAAGPGVPLSPDELLPKGDAEKPEEELEEEDDEELDETLSERLWGLTEMFPESVRSAAGATFDLSLFVAQKMYRFSRAALWIGTTSFMILVLPVVFETEKLQMEQQQQLQQRQILLGPNTGLSGGMPGALPSLPGKI; encoded by the exons ATGGCTGCCGCCGCCCCAGCCGCCGGCCCTGGGGTGCCCCTGTCCCCGGACGAATTGCTTCCGAAAGGCGATGCCGAGAAGCCTGAAGAGGAGCTGGAAGAGGAAGACGACGAGGAG CTAGATGAGACCCTGTCGGAGAGACTGTGGGGTTTGACAGAGATGTTCCCGGAGAGCGTCCGGTCCGCGGCTGGAGCTACTTTTGATCTCTCCCTCTTCGTGGCTCAAAAAATGTACAG GTTTTCCAGGGCAGCCTTGTGGATTGGAACCACTTCCTTCATGATCCTGGTTCTTCCTGTCGTCTTTGAGACTGAGAAGTTGCAGatggagcagcagcagcaactgCAGCAACGGCAG atactTCTAGGGCCTAACACAGGGCTGTCAGGAGGAATGCCAGGGGCTCTGCCTTCACTTCCCGGAAAGATCTAG
- the CBY1 gene encoding protein chibby homolog 1: protein MPLFGNTFSPKKTPPRKSASLSNLHNLDRSTREVELGLDYGTPTMNLAGQSLKFENGQWIAETGISGGVDRREAQRLRRRNQQLEEENNLLRLKVDILLDMLSETTAESHLMEKELDELRSVSRRRK, encoded by the exons ATGCCTCTCTTTGGGAATACATTCAGTCCGAAGAAGACGCCCCCTCGGAAGTCGGCTTCTCTCTCCAACCTGCATAAT CTGGATCGGTCAACCCGGGAGGTGGAGCTGGGTCTTGACTACGGAACCCCCACCATGAACCTGGCGGGGCAAAGCCTGAAGTTTGAAAACGGCCAGTGGATAGCAG AGACAGGGATTAGTGGGGGTGTGGACCGGAGGGAGGCTCAGCGCCTCCGGAGACGGAACCAGCAGTTGGAGGAAGAAAACAATCTCTTGCGGCTGAAGGTGGACATCCTGCTGGACATG CTTTCTGAGACCACTGCCGAATCCCACTTAATGGAGAAGGAATTGGATGAACTGAGGAGTGTCAGCCGGCGGAGAAAATGA